From Sebaldella sp. S0638, a single genomic window includes:
- a CDS encoding small multi-drug export protein yields the protein MQKIAQSIVAFIIGIFGVNAGKIIGITFISMIPIIELRGGIPAGFAMGLPWYASLLCAIIGNILPVPVILLFVVKVFEFMKKHNILTKFVNKMEQKAMNRSESVTKGEFWGLMLFVAIPLPGTGAWTGALIAAMLKMNRRDAFISILLGVTIAGTIITLGTYGILGFIFK from the coding sequence ATGCAAAAAATAGCACAGTCAATAGTAGCATTTATAATAGGAATATTTGGGGTAAATGCAGGGAAAATTATAGGGATTACATTTATCTCAATGATACCGATCATTGAATTACGTGGAGGTATTCCTGCCGGATTTGCTATGGGACTTCCATGGTATGCGAGCCTTTTGTGTGCAATAATAGGAAATATACTTCCAGTACCTGTTATTCTGCTATTTGTGGTAAAAGTATTTGAATTTATGAAAAAACATAATATATTAACAAAATTTGTAAATAAAATGGAACAAAAAGCAATGAACAGAAGCGAAAGTGTTACCAAAGGAGAATTTTGGGGCTTAATGCTTTTTGTGGCAATTCCTCTTCCGGGAACAGGAGCATGGACAGGAGCCCTAATAGCGGCAATGTTGAAAATGAACAGAAGAGATGCCTTTATCTCGATTCTGCTGGGAGTAACAATAGCCGGAACGATTATAACACTGGGAACTTACGGAATATTAGGATTTATTTTTAAATAA
- a CDS encoding Cof-type HAD-IIB family hydrolase produces the protein MGVRLIAVDMDGTFLSDTGNYDRERFKKQYTKMKESGIRFVVASGNQYYQLHSFFPEFADELTYVAENGAYIISEGKELFAAEIPRKETEAIIDKIAGMPAVNMVVCGKKSAYVKMETSDEFFRYANRYYHKLLRTSDIKNVDDQIFKFALNCPVEIVKEVQEELNSLIGHILIPTASGHGDIDLILPGINKAHGLKILQEKWGISETEILAFGDSGNDLEMLAHVYYSYAMENGNEMVKKTARYIAPSNNDNGVLDIIDEYI, from the coding sequence ATGGGAGTTAGATTAATCGCAGTTGATATGGACGGAACATTTTTATCAGATACAGGTAATTATGACCGTGAAAGATTTAAAAAGCAATATACAAAGATGAAAGAAAGCGGGATCAGATTTGTGGTGGCAAGTGGAAATCAGTATTATCAGCTTCATTCGTTTTTTCCGGAATTCGCTGATGAATTGACTTATGTGGCGGAAAACGGGGCTTATATTATATCTGAGGGAAAAGAACTTTTTGCAGCGGAAATTCCCAGAAAAGAAACAGAGGCTATAATAGATAAAATAGCGGGGATGCCTGCTGTAAATATGGTTGTCTGCGGAAAAAAGAGCGCTTATGTAAAAATGGAAACAAGCGATGAATTTTTTAGATATGCAAACCGTTATTACCACAAGTTATTAAGAACCTCTGATATAAAAAACGTAGATGATCAGATTTTTAAATTCGCACTGAACTGTCCTGTGGAAATAGTAAAAGAAGTTCAGGAAGAGCTGAACAGTCTAATAGGACATATTCTTATACCAACGGCAAGCGGGCATGGAGATATCGATCTGATTCTTCCCGGTATTAATAAGGCACATGGTTTGAAAATTCTTCAGGAAAAATGGGGGATTTCCGAAACTGAGATTCTGGCATTCGGCGACAGCGGCAATGACCTGGAAATGCTGGCTCATGTATATTACAGCTATGCAATGGAAAACGGGAATGAAATGGTGAAGAAAACGGCGAGATATATTGCACCGTCGAATAATGACAACGGTGTACTTGATATTATTGATGAGTATATTTGA